Proteins from a genomic interval of Dissulfurirhabdus thermomarina:
- a CDS encoding DUF4236 domain-containing protein, producing MSFRFWRRIRIAPGVTLNLSKSGGSLSFGPRGAKFTIGPRGKRATVGIPGTGLFYTTTLPSGRSGGRRSASYSTPAV from the coding sequence ATGAGCTTCCGCTTCTGGAGACGAATCAGGATCGCACCGGGCGTGACCCTGAACCTGAGTAAGTCGGGCGGCTCTCTCTCGTTCGGGCCACGCGGAGCGAAGTTCACCATCGGTCCGAGGGGCAAGCGGGCCACGGTGGGCATTCCGGGAACAGGTCTTTTCTACACGACCACGCTTCCGAGCGGGAGGTCAGGTGGCAGGAGAAGCGCGTCCTACTCAACTCCGGCCGTC
- a CDS encoding DUF2188 domain-containing protein, whose amino-acid sequence MPKRKTYHVTPRTDGGWSVKEENASRASSSHDTKAEAIARAKELAKKQALGQVIIHKQDGTIQTEHTYGKDPYPPKG is encoded by the coding sequence ATGCCAAAACGTAAGACTTACCATGTGACTCCTCGGACCGACGGCGGCTGGAGCGTCAAAGAAGAAAATGCGTCAAGGGCGTCCAGCAGCCACGATACGAAGGCCGAGGCCATAGCCCGTGCCAAGGAATTGGCGAAGAAGCAGGCGCTTGGACAGGTGATCATTCACAAGCAGGACGGTACGATCCAGACGGAACACACATACGGCAAGGATCCGTATCCGCCCAAAGGGTAA
- a CDS encoding helix-turn-helix domain-containing protein, whose protein sequence is MQSREMEHAMNKQAWTIQQVAEFLNVNPRTVYRLVQAGKLPGFKVAGSWRFLEEDIREWVNEQKQQVPPTRHRNRKSK, encoded by the coding sequence ATGCAGAGTCGGGAGATGGAGCATGCGATGAACAAACAAGCCTGGACGATTCAGCAGGTTGCCGAGTTCCTCAATGTCAACCCCAGGACGGTCTACCGCCTTGTCCAGGCCGGCAAGCTGCCCGGGTTCAAGGTCGCCGGAAGCTGGCGTTTCCTGGAGGAGGACATCCGCGAGTGGGTGAACGAACAGAAACAGCAGGTACCTCCCACCCGGCATCGCAATCGGAAATCAAAATGA
- a CDS encoding very short patch repair endonuclease: MSKKKKGRKRKAGHRSWAPRNAPIEGGHRGDIMSPEKRSALMSRIRGTNTGPEMIIMEALRDKGAEFESHCRDLPGRPDIVFRNVELAVFIDGDFWHGWRFPLWEGKLSPKWKEKIAANRERDQRNFRKLRRMGWKVIRIWEHQVENDPEACVQRILAAYKERLGGGKERT, from the coding sequence ATGAGCAAGAAGAAGAAAGGACGGAAAAGGAAAGCCGGCCATCGTTCCTGGGCGCCCAGGAATGCTCCCATCGAAGGTGGCCACCGCGGCGATATCATGAGCCCTGAGAAGCGGAGCGCCTTGATGTCCAGAATCCGAGGCACGAATACGGGCCCGGAAATGATCATTATGGAAGCGCTCCGTGACAAAGGTGCCGAATTCGAAAGCCATTGTCGGGATTTGCCTGGCCGGCCTGATATCGTCTTCCGGAACGTGGAGTTGGCTGTATTCATCGACGGGGACTTCTGGCACGGATGGCGTTTCCCGCTGTGGGAGGGCAAGTTGTCCCCGAAGTGGAAGGAGAAGATTGCTGCCAATCGCGAGCGGGATCAACGCAACTTCAGGAAGCTCCGGCGCATGGGCTGGAAGGTAATCCGCATCTGGGAGCACCAGGTAGAGAACGATCCTGAAGCGTGTGTACAGAGAATCCTGGCCGCATACAAGGAACGGCTGGGCGGCGGGAAGGAGCGTACGTGA